Proteins encoded by one window of Clostridium cagae:
- a CDS encoding MATE family efflux transporter, whose translation MVDMTTGNPSKLIFKFALPMILGNIFQQVYNLVDTVVVGKFVGAHALAAIGSSFSIVVFITSIIIGLAMGANVILAQFYGSNEKDKFKIVSITSFLFIGAVTLVLMILSLNSIDFLLTIFNMPEELIMDSKAYLIIILSGLGFTFIYNLATAMLRSVGDSKRPLYFLIISSIINVILDLVFVINFNLGVKGVALATIIAQGISALLSCIYVYKKLSFIRFTKKDLKLDKNILKLVAKYSILTSIQQSIMNFGILIVQGLVNTFGVTVMAAFAAGVKVDSIAYMPVQDFGNAFSTYVAQNKGAEKFERIKKGIISSVKMIITFCLITSSLILVFSKNIMLLFVDEKEEEIIKLGVQYISVVAIFYVLIGFLFMFYGLYRGLGMLKISIILTVMSLGTRVGLAYVLSATLLGACGIWWSIPIGWALADALGVIVYKKIKY comes from the coding sequence ATGGTTGATATGACAACAGGTAATCCAAGCAAATTAATTTTTAAATTTGCATTACCTATGATTTTGGGAAACATATTTCAGCAAGTTTATAATTTAGTAGATACAGTAGTTGTGGGTAAATTTGTTGGAGCACATGCTTTGGCAGCTATTGGTTCTTCTTTTTCTATAGTTGTATTTATAACATCTATAATAATAGGACTAGCTATGGGGGCCAATGTTATATTAGCACAGTTTTATGGTTCAAATGAAAAAGATAAGTTTAAAATTGTTTCAATTACTTCATTTCTATTTATTGGAGCAGTTACATTAGTTTTAATGATTCTTTCTTTAAACTCAATAGATTTTCTACTAACCATATTTAATATGCCAGAGGAACTTATAATGGATTCAAAAGCTTATTTAATTATTATATTATCTGGTTTAGGATTTACTTTTATTTATAATTTAGCAACAGCAATGCTTAGATCAGTTGGAGATTCTAAGAGACCACTATATTTTTTGATAATATCTTCAATAATAAATGTTATTTTAGATTTAGTGTTCGTTATTAATTTTAATTTAGGCGTTAAAGGTGTAGCTTTAGCTACAATCATTGCTCAAGGAATTTCAGCGCTATTAAGCTGTATATATGTTTATAAAAAACTTTCATTTATTAGATTTACAAAAAAAGATTTAAAGTTAGATAAAAATATACTAAAATTAGTAGCTAAGTATTCTATTTTAACTTCAATTCAACAATCTATTATGAATTTTGGTATATTAATTGTGCAGGGATTGGTTAATACATTTGGGGTTACTGTAATGGCAGCATTTGCAGCAGGGGTGAAGGTGGATTCAATAGCATATATGCCAGTACAAGATTTTGGTAATGCCTTTTCTACTTATGTTGCACAAAATAAAGGAGCAGAAAAGTTTGAGAGGATAAAAAAAGGAATTATAAGTTCTGTTAAAATGATAATTACATTTTGTTTGATTACTTCAAGTTTAATACTTGTTTTTTCAAAAAATATAATGTTATTATTTGTAGATGAAAAAGAAGAAGAAATTATAAAATTAGGAGTTCAATATATATCAGTTGTAGCTATTTTTTATGTATTAATAGGATTCTTGTTTATGTTTTATGGTTTATATAGAGGGTTAGGGATGTTAAAGATATCAATAATATTAACAGTAATGTCGTTGGGAACTAGAGTAGGTTTAGCATATGTACTTTCAGCAACTTTGTTAGGCGCTTGTGGGATATGGTGGTCAATACCTATAGGATGGGCACTAGCTGATGCTTTGGGAGTTATTGTATATAAAAAAATAAAATATTGA
- a CDS encoding EAL domain-containing protein yields the protein MDKTQLVIVSSNAKKFLQISNKAEESGLNFSINESIDDVIKLDINLVIIDTNIGNKEVIRSIKKLRNAFLKVRLGIIICIDKEDIENLKEYIEIGADDYILKPFSFEEIDLRISNQIKLMKAQINSKIKDIQFDALLNNTPFMAWFKDKDSNYIKVNNEFMEHCGKTMKQIKGKGDQYVWSGMIGDRCRQFDLEVMNKRTQVVFDEIIPGEKGFKQFNMYKAPVINEFDEIIGTIGIARDITDLKNKDAKLQMLMDNLPFPVWLTDINAKYVNGNKKFSDYFNVSMNELIGGIPHEFFGEDIVKDIYSQNKEVMGAKETRKFESDIKVNNEIRSVEIYKTPVLDIGNEVIGIASALIDITDIKEAQRKIKKQAFTDALTQISNRTALYDYMKNESDYSNIGMMLVDIDNFKDINDYYGHNFGDKVIVHVANELKKICNDTFICRFGGDEFLVVFKDVESENIICDKAEKILEKIHMYKGHDFSVSIGIAIGNNISDINRLLVNVDLAMYKSKELGKNRYMKYTKELEAEKNLTLNIEKDLKYAIGKNEVKVFYQPQYTIDRKLKGFEALFRWQSKKYANVPVINIIEVMESSNLIIDMGYYIMQEACKFAKKINENRKDKIVVSINISAIQIMEKDFIKKVKSIINKTSVFIDCIGIEITETVLVKNIEENIMKIKELKDMGVTISLDDFGTGYSSLNYIVNMPLSLIKIDKSFISGMNVKKEYTKLLRLIIASAHSLNLPIVAEGVETEEQLAKLNKMNVDYVQGFLFSKPVEEEKAFKLLEL from the coding sequence ATGGATAAAACACAACTAGTTATAGTCTCTAGTAATGCAAAAAAATTTTTACAAATATCTAATAAGGCTGAAGAAAGTGGATTAAATTTTTCAATAAATGAAAGTATAGATGATGTTATTAAGTTAGATATAAATTTAGTGATAATAGATACAAATATAGGGAATAAAGAAGTTATTAGAAGTATAAAAAAACTAAGAAATGCATTTTTAAAAGTTAGATTAGGAATTATAATATGTATAGATAAAGAGGATATTGAGAATTTAAAAGAGTATATAGAAATTGGAGCGGATGATTATATATTAAAACCATTTAGTTTTGAAGAAATAGATTTAAGAATTAGTAATCAAATTAAGTTGATGAAAGCTCAAATAAATTCTAAGATAAAAGATATTCAATTTGATGCATTGTTAAATAACACTCCTTTTATGGCTTGGTTTAAGGATAAAGATAGTAATTATATTAAGGTAAATAATGAGTTTATGGAGCACTGTGGAAAAACAATGAAGCAGATAAAAGGCAAAGGAGATCAGTATGTATGGAGTGGTATGATAGGAGATCGATGCAGACAATTTGATTTAGAAGTAATGAATAAAAGAACTCAAGTAGTTTTTGATGAAATAATTCCTGGAGAAAAAGGCTTTAAGCAATTTAATATGTATAAAGCACCAGTAATAAATGAGTTTGATGAAATAATAGGTACTATAGGTATTGCAAGAGATATTACTGATTTAAAAAATAAAGATGCTAAATTACAAATGCTTATGGACAACTTGCCTTTTCCAGTATGGTTAACTGATATAAATGCGAAATATGTTAATGGAAATAAAAAGTTTTCAGATTACTTTAATGTAAGTATGAATGAATTAATAGGAGGAATACCACATGAATTTTTTGGAGAAGATATTGTAAAAGATATTTATAGTCAAAATAAAGAGGTAATGGGAGCAAAAGAAACTAGAAAATTTGAATCTGATATTAAAGTTAATAATGAAATTAGAAGTGTGGAAATTTATAAAACACCTGTATTAGATATAGGAAATGAGGTAATAGGAATTGCTAGTGCACTTATAGATATTACAGATATTAAGGAAGCACAAAGAAAAATAAAGAAGCAAGCTTTTACAGATGCTTTAACACAAATATCCAATAGAACAGCATTATATGATTACATGAAAAATGAAAGTGATTATAGTAATATAGGTATGATGCTTGTAGATATTGATAATTTCAAAGATATTAATGATTATTATGGTCATAATTTTGGTGATAAAGTAATTGTACATGTAGCAAATGAACTTAAGAAAATTTGCAATGATACTTTTATATGTAGATTTGGTGGAGATGAATTCTTAGTTGTTTTTAAAGATGTAGAAAGTGAAAATATAATCTGTGATAAAGCAGAAAAAATATTAGAAAAAATACATATGTATAAAGGACATGATTTTTCTGTTAGTATAGGAATAGCAATAGGCAATAATATATCAGATATAAATAGGTTGCTTGTAAATGTAGATCTTGCAATGTACAAATCTAAAGAATTAGGCAAAAATAGATATATGAAATACACTAAAGAGTTAGAAGCAGAAAAAAACTTAACTTTAAATATAGAAAAAGATTTAAAATATGCAATAGGTAAAAATGAAGTAAAAGTATTTTATCAACCACAATATACAATAGATAGAAAACTAAAAGGATTTGAAGCACTATTTAGATGGCAAAGCAAAAAATATGCAAATGTTCCTGTTATAAATATAATAGAAGTTATGGAAAGTAGCAATTTGATAATAGATATGGGTTACTATATAATGCAAGAAGCTTGTAAATTTGCAAAAAAAATAAATGAAAATAGAAAAGATAAGATAGTAGTTTCAATTAATATATCTGCTATTCAAATAATGGAAAAAGATTTTATAAAGAAAGTAAAATCAATAATTAATAAGACAAGTGTATTTATTGATTGCATTGGAATAGAAATAACAGAAACTGTACTAGTTAAGAATATAGAAGAAAATATAATGAAGATTAAAGAGCTAAAGGATATGGGAGTTACAATAAGTTTAGATGATTTTGGTACAGGCTATTCATCTCTTAATTATATTGTAAATATGCCCCTATCATTAATAAAGATAGATAAGAGTTTTATTAGCGGAATGAATGTAAAAAAAGAGTATACAAAGCTTTTAAGATTAATTATTGCATCAGCTCATTCATTAAATTTACCAATAGTAGCTGAAGGCGTGGAAACAGAAGAACAATTAGCAAAATTAAATAAAATGAATGTAGATTATGTTCAAGGATTTTTATTCTCTAAACCAGTAGAGGAAGAAAAAGCATTTAAATTATTAGAACTTTAA
- a CDS encoding TraX family protein, whose translation MFNSFQLKVIALIFMILDHIYTYMGSVSGINIPIWFGYLGKLAAPIFFYLIVEGFFKTKSRISYMKRLFVFGIIMIFVDIIFNIHNNIFLSLGLAVALMNMMEYTKKCKQEDKNCWIGILCSVVIGILMIFTEASVYGLGMTLIFYFLKEKKILMSIAYILFSISPILSSLSLGEYFMESIFIWDYQWMMVFSIILILMYNGKLGLRNKFSKWMFYVIYPLHLIIIVLISRGLLF comes from the coding sequence ATGTTTAACTCATTTCAACTAAAAGTAATAGCTTTAATATTTATGATATTAGATCACATTTATACTTATATGGGATCAGTAAGTGGAATAAATATTCCTATATGGTTTGGATATTTAGGAAAACTTGCAGCACCAATATTCTTTTATTTAATAGTAGAAGGATTTTTTAAGACCAAGAGTAGAATTAGTTATATGAAAAGACTATTTGTATTTGGAATTATAATGATTTTTGTTGATATCATATTTAATATTCATAATAATATATTTTTATCATTAGGGTTAGCAGTAGCGCTTATGAATATGATGGAGTACACTAAAAAGTGTAAACAAGAAGATAAGAATTGTTGGATTGGAATATTGTGTAGTGTGGTAATTGGAATATTGATGATTTTTACAGAAGCATCTGTATATGGTTTGGGAATGACATTAATATTTTATTTCTTAAAAGAAAAGAAGATACTAATGTCCATAGCATATATATTATTTAGTATATCACCTATTTTATCATCATTAAGCCTTGGCGAATATTTTATGGAATCAATATTTATTTGGGATTATCAATGGATGATGGTATTTTCAATAATATTAATACTTATGTATAATGGTAAATTAGGTTTGCGTAATAAATTTAGTAAATGGATGTTTTATGTAATTTATCCTCTTCATCTAATTATTATAGTTTTAATAAGTAGAGGATTGCTATTTTAG
- a CDS encoding TIGR04104 family putative zinc finger protein, whose translation MRNKCEYCNHKFKYRKIVTSVWRVKGYKNIKCEECLTEYKFTRHSNLLINILVTVPVLATNLIGSKILILYALWLCIIISITPLLCIYKKI comes from the coding sequence ATGAGAAATAAATGTGAATACTGTAATCATAAGTTTAAATACAGAAAAATAGTAACATCAGTATGGAGAGTTAAAGGATATAAAAATATAAAATGTGAAGAATGTTTAACTGAATATAAGTTCACACGGCATTCTAATCTATTAATTAATATATTGGTTACAGTACCAGTACTTGCAACAAATTTAATAGGTTCTAAAATATTAATTTTATATGCATTATGGCTATGTATTATTATTTCAATAACTCCTTTGCTTTGTATATATAAAAAGATATGA
- a CDS encoding 6-phospho-beta-glucosidase codes for MDKKEIKIVTIGGGSSYTPELIEGFIKRSNELPIKEIWLVDIEDGKEKLEIVGAMAKRMVKAAKLNWKINLTLNRREALKDADFVTTQFRVGLLDARIKDERIPLSHGLMGQETNGAGGMFKAFRTIPVILEIIEDIKELCPNAWLINFTNPAGMITEAAIKYGGFNKTIGLCNVPINCIKQDSKALELEEEDLFFKFGGINHFHYHRVWDSCGNERTKELIELLYNPINEDSNNEAVVANIKESKFIYEQIKDLGLLPCPYHNYYYATDDMLNEELESFSRGQTRAEVVKKTEEELFELYKDVNLDYKPEQLTKRGGAYYSDSACEVISSIFNDKRNIMVVSTLNKGAIIDLPYDSVAEVSSIITSHGPEPICFGKLDASSRGMLQLMKSMEQETILAAISGDYNKALQAFIINPLVPSGNVAKTVLDELLLAHKKYLPQFKGDVIL; via the coding sequence ATGGATAAAAAAGAAATAAAAATAGTTACTATTGGAGGGGGGTCAAGTTATACTCCTGAATTAATTGAAGGATTTATAAAGCGTAGTAATGAACTTCCAATTAAAGAAATTTGGCTTGTAGATATTGAAGATGGAAAAGAAAAGTTAGAAATTGTTGGTGCTATGGCTAAAAGAATGGTTAAGGCAGCTAAATTAAATTGGAAAATTAATTTAACTTTAAATAGAAGAGAGGCATTAAAGGATGCTGACTTTGTAACAACTCAATTTAGAGTGGGCCTTTTGGATGCAAGAATAAAGGATGAAAGAATTCCTTTAAGTCATGGACTAATGGGACAAGAAACCAATGGTGCAGGTGGTATGTTTAAGGCCTTTAGGACAATTCCAGTTATTTTAGAAATAATTGAAGATATAAAAGAATTATGTCCAAATGCATGGCTTATAAATTTTACAAACCCAGCAGGTATGATAACTGAAGCTGCTATTAAATATGGGGGCTTTAATAAAACCATTGGATTGTGTAATGTACCTATAAATTGTATAAAACAAGATAGTAAAGCATTAGAACTTGAAGAAGAAGATTTATTTTTTAAGTTTGGAGGAATAAATCATTTTCACTATCATAGGGTATGGGACAGTTGTGGAAATGAAAGAACAAAAGAATTAATAGAATTATTATATAATCCAATTAATGAGGATTCAAATAATGAAGCGGTAGTAGCAAATATTAAAGAATCAAAATTTATATATGAACAAATAAAAGATTTAGGATTATTACCGTGTCCATACCATAATTACTATTATGCTACAGATGATATGTTAAATGAAGAACTGGAAAGTTTTTCAAGGGGACAAACAAGAGCTGAGGTTGTTAAAAAAACAGAAGAGGAATTATTTGAATTATACAAAGATGTTAATTTAGATTATAAACCAGAACAATTAACTAAAAGAGGTGGAGCTTATTATAGTGATTCAGCATGTGAAGTTATAAGTTCAATATTTAACGATAAAAGAAATATTATGGTGGTGAGTACTTTAAACAAAGGAGCAATTATAGATCTTCCATATGATTCTGTTGCAGAAGTTTCAAGTATAATAACATCACATGGTCCAGAACCAATATGTTTTGGAAAATTAGATGCATCATCAAGGGGAATGCTTCAATTAATGAAATCTATGGAACAAGAAACCATTTTAGCAGCAATTAGTGGTGATTATAATAAAGCATTACAAGCTTTTATAATAAATCCATTAGTTCCAAGTGGTAATGTTGCAAAGACAGTATTAGATGAATTACTTTTAGCACATAAAAAGTATTTACCTCAATTTAAAGGAGACGTTATACTTTAA
- a CDS encoding sigma 54-interacting transcriptional regulator encodes MVNITRKEEVMKKLLELESKSEKGVTAAQLSLYMELDRTNVSRYLNELYKDKRLNKKDGRPVIYSSIKIKQNNDFSENSKERTVNKKDSLEMLVGSKHSLKLPIQQAKAAILYPPRGLNTLILGETGVGKSLFAEVMYYFAKESNMILNDAPFVRFNCADYADNPQLVIGQIFGIKKGAFTGADSDKEGLLKKADGGIFFLDEIHRLSPQGQEMLFTFIDKGYFRALGDTEKKIRAEVQIIAATTESPESFLLKTFTRRIPMTIVLPPLRERMLEERYRLLSEFIIAESLRLGKSIYVSKNSIISFLLYDCPNNIGQLKSDVQLSCAKAFLNYKINKSNYILVDQEELQPRVQKGIMKIQEHREEIEVIVKNITDILRFSSKDNFERNFELEIGEYNNAKNKSFYSIIENKVELLKNQGIDEESINNILNIDFEEYFKKYINTINTNLKKEEISKIVGLKIIRVVENMLFIASKRLNREFNQRVYFGLSLHLQGSIERITCGKKIYHPKLNIIRVQYREEFNVAMDIVKIIEKEFNVDVPLDEIGYVTMFLSACDDDVNEYVEEKVSVLVMMHGRSTASSITEVANTLIGEEYIQSLDMPLTMKAEVMLKKAKEKIKEMDTKKGLLILVDMGSLINFGSIISNELGIKVKTVDMVTTLTVIEAGRKAINGRSLDSIYSSCQEIGRTSIQMSKEYYGHHKEFIIITTCFTGEGAAERIKTRISCSLKNIEKVSIVSLDILDKEDFLKKVSTLKEKYIILAVVGTVNIFIEGVPFVSAQDVFMEYGVKQLDDLIEIESDFFKVRKALENEITQINCMALISDIRNMIRDIEENLNVKIQHDIQIGILIHISFLIDKLKHAMNQTKFNELEEYRYKYLKEFLIIRKSLSILENNYNIEIGDDELAYIVRMVVENIV; translated from the coding sequence ATGGTTAACATAACTAGAAAAGAAGAGGTTATGAAAAAACTACTAGAGCTTGAAAGTAAAAGTGAAAAAGGAGTAACAGCGGCTCAGTTAAGTTTATATATGGAATTAGATCGCACTAATGTAAGTAGATATCTAAATGAACTGTATAAGGATAAAAGATTGAATAAAAAGGATGGAAGACCAGTTATATATAGTAGTATAAAAATAAAACAAAATAATGATTTTAGTGAAAATAGTAAAGAGCGAACAGTTAATAAAAAAGATAGTTTAGAGATGCTTGTTGGTTCAAAACATTCACTAAAATTGCCAATACAACAAGCAAAAGCAGCTATATTATATCCACCTAGAGGACTTAATACTTTAATATTAGGTGAAACTGGTGTTGGAAAATCATTATTTGCTGAAGTTATGTATTACTTTGCAAAAGAGTCTAATATGATATTGAATGATGCACCATTTGTCAGGTTTAATTGTGCAGATTATGCTGATAACCCTCAATTAGTTATTGGGCAAATATTTGGAATAAAAAAAGGAGCATTTACTGGTGCTGATAGTGATAAAGAAGGCTTATTAAAAAAAGCAGATGGTGGAATATTTTTCTTGGATGAGATACATAGATTGTCTCCACAAGGACAAGAAATGCTATTTACTTTTATTGATAAAGGATATTTTAGAGCTTTAGGTGATACAGAAAAGAAAATAAGAGCAGAAGTACAAATTATAGCAGCAACCACAGAATCACCTGAATCATTTTTATTAAAGACATTTACTAGAAGAATTCCAATGACAATAGTATTACCACCACTTAGAGAGAGAATGCTAGAAGAAAGATATAGGCTTTTAAGTGAATTTATAATAGCAGAATCATTAAGACTTGGTAAAAGTATATATGTAAGTAAAAATTCAATAATATCCTTTTTGCTATATGATTGTCCTAACAATATAGGACAATTAAAAAGTGATGTTCAACTTTCGTGTGCTAAGGCATTTTTAAATTATAAAATAAACAAAAGCAATTATATTTTAGTAGATCAAGAAGAATTACAGCCTAGAGTTCAAAAAGGAATAATGAAAATTCAAGAACATAGGGAAGAAATAGAGGTTATAGTTAAAAATATTACTGATATTTTAAGATTTTCAAGTAAAGATAATTTTGAAAGAAATTTTGAATTAGAAATTGGTGAATATAATAATGCTAAAAATAAGAGCTTTTATTCAATTATAGAAAATAAGGTAGAATTATTAAAGAATCAAGGAATTGATGAAGAAAGTATTAATAATATTTTAAATATTGATTTTGAAGAGTATTTTAAAAAGTATATAAATACAATAAATACAAATTTAAAAAAAGAAGAAATTTCTAAGATTGTTGGATTAAAAATAATAAGAGTTGTTGAAAATATGTTATTTATAGCTTCTAAAAGATTAAATAGAGAATTTAATCAAAGAGTTTATTTTGGACTTTCACTGCATTTACAAGGGAGTATTGAGAGGATTACTTGTGGAAAAAAGATATATCATCCTAAACTTAATATTATTAGAGTTCAGTATAGAGAAGAATTCAATGTAGCCATGGATATAGTTAAAATTATTGAAAAAGAATTTAATGTAGATGTTCCTTTAGATGAGATTGGTTATGTAACTATGTTTTTATCTGCATGTGATGATGATGTTAATGAATACGTAGAAGAAAAAGTTAGTGTCCTTGTTATGATGCATGGAAGAAGTACAGCTAGTAGCATTACTGAAGTAGCTAATACACTTATAGGAGAAGAATATATACAATCATTAGATATGCCGTTAACAATGAAGGCAGAGGTTATGCTTAAAAAGGCTAAAGAAAAAATTAAAGAAATGGATACTAAAAAAGGATTATTAATATTGGTGGACATGGGGTCATTGATTAATTTTGGAAGTATCATTAGTAATGAGTTAGGTATTAAAGTTAAGACAGTGGACATGGTAACAACATTAACTGTTATAGAGGCAGGAAGGAAAGCAATAAATGGAAGAAGTTTAGACTCTATTTATAGTTCATGTCAAGAAATAGGAAGAACTTCAATACAAATGTCTAAGGAATATTATGGTCACCACAAAGAATTTATAATAATTACAACTTGTTTTACAGGAGAAGGTGCAGCGGAAAGAATAAAAACAAGAATAAGTTGTAGTTTGAAAAATATAGAAAAAGTTAGCATTGTTTCTCTTGATATATTAGATAAAGAAGATTTCTTAAAAAAGGTAAGCACATTGAAAGAAAAATATATAATATTAGCTGTGGTTGGAACTGTAAATATATTTATTGAAGGAGTACCATTTGTATCTGCACAGGATGTTTTTATGGAATATGGAGTAAAGCAGTTAGATGATTTAATTGAAATAGAAAGTGATTTTTTTAAAGTAAGAAAAGCATTGGAAAATGAAATAACTCAAATTAATTGTATGGCTTTAATTAGTGACATTAGAAATATGATAAGAGATATAGAAGAGAATTTAAATGTTAAAATTCAACATGATATACAAATTGGAATTTTAATTCATATAAGCTTTCTTATAGATAAACTAAAACATGCAATGAATCAGACTAAGTTTAATGAATTAGAAGAATATAGATATAAGTATTTAAAGGAGTTTTTGATTATTAGAAAAAGTTTAAGTATTTTAGAAAATAATTATAATATTGAAATTGGTGATGATGAATTAGCTTATATAGTTAGAATGGTTGTAGAAAATATAGTGTAA
- a CDS encoding PTS sugar transporter subunit IIB, with translation MKKILLVCCAGMSTSLLVSKMQAAAKETGIECSIEATGEAQVKDHINDIDILLLGPQVRFLLKQFQKSLADKNVPVEVINTIDYGTMNGKKVLARALELIDNK, from the coding sequence GTGAAAAAGATATTGTTAGTTTGTTGTGCAGGAATGTCTACTAGTTTATTAGTTTCAAAAATGCAAGCAGCAGCAAAAGAGACGGGAATTGAATGTAGTATAGAAGCAACAGGAGAAGCACAGGTTAAAGATCACATAAATGATATTGATATTTTATTATTAGGGCCACAAGTTAGATTTTTATTAAAACAATTTCAAAAAAGCCTAGCTGATAAGAATGTACCAGTAGAAGTTATAAACACTATTGATTATGGAACAATGAATGGAAAGAAAGTACTAGCAAGGGCTTTAGAACTTATAGATAATAAATAA
- a CDS encoding PTS lactose/cellobiose transporter subunit IIA, translating to MEEIIMNLIVHSGEVRSYSMEAIQCAKKGDLNKARELIEKADEEMSKAHNVQSYLIQKEAGGEKIELSLLMVHAQDHLMTSMTVKSLAVEFIDVYEKFDDKPNN from the coding sequence ATGGAAGAAATAATAATGAATCTTATAGTTCATAGTGGGGAAGTTAGAAGTTACTCAATGGAAGCAATTCAATGTGCTAAAAAGGGAGATTTAAATAAAGCTAGGGAATTGATAGAAAAAGCTGATGAAGAAATGTCAAAAGCTCATAATGTTCAATCATATTTAATACAAAAAGAAGCTGGTGGAGAAAAAATAGAGTTGTCATTACTTATGGTACATGCTCAAGATCATTTGATGACAAGTATGACAGTAAAATCTCTTGCTGTTGAATTTATAGATGTGTATGAGAAATTTGATGATAAGCCAAATAATTAA
- a CDS encoding N-acetylglucosamine kinase: MKYIIGVDGGGTKVEATAYSMEGTAIKTSIKGFGNLLNNQENALKNIVNSIKEIIEFLPNEELISVYLGIAGSEVGNNSKIIKQAVKEKLNIDCVVMNDSEIALKAMLKGEDGILVIAGTGSVALGIKGNKTIKCGGWGSLLGDEGSGYKIAIEAIKRMILEEEYSMPESRLAKNIMKKLNIKSVYQITDFVYSSTKDEIASLAPIVVKLSEEGDDISIQILLNESIAFARTTENVYRKLGFESCNIALVGGVIRNSIIFRTAFENHLRENTNVKDIIDEEVSPTIGAYYMEWGMKE, encoded by the coding sequence ATGAAATACATTATAGGCGTTGATGGTGGAGGTACAAAAGTAGAGGCTACAGCTTATTCAATGGAAGGAACAGCTATTAAAACGTCTATAAAAGGGTTTGGAAATTTGTTAAACAATCAAGAGAATGCTTTGAAAAATATAGTTAATTCCATAAAAGAAATAATAGAATTTTTGCCTAATGAAGAACTTATAAGTGTATATCTTGGCATTGCTGGATCTGAAGTTGGTAATAATTCAAAAATAATAAAACAAGCAGTTAAAGAAAAGCTTAATATAGACTGCGTAGTTATGAATGATAGTGAAATAGCATTAAAAGCTATGTTAAAAGGAGAAGATGGAATATTAGTTATAGCAGGTACAGGATCAGTAGCTTTAGGAATTAAGGGGAATAAAACTATTAAATGTGGTGGCTGGGGAAGTTTATTAGGGGATGAAGGCAGTGGATATAAAATAGCCATAGAAGCAATAAAAAGAATGATATTAGAAGAAGAGTATTCAATGCCTGAATCAAGATTAGCTAAAAATATTATGAAAAAATTAAATATTAAATCAGTTTATCAAATAACTGATTTTGTTTATTCATCAACTAAAGATGAAATAGCATCATTAGCACCTATTGTTGTTAAATTAAGTGAAGAAGGAGATGATATATCAATTCAAATATTACTTAATGAAAGCATAGCATTTGCAAGAACTACTGAGAATGTATATAGGAAATTAGGATTTGAAAGTTGCAATATAGCATTAGTTGGAGGTGTTATTAGAAATTCAATAATTTTTAGAACGGCTTTTGAGAATCATTTAAGAGAAAATACAAATGTTAAAGACATTATAGATGAAGAAGTTTCTCCAACAATAGGAGCTTATTATATGGAATGGGGGATGAAAGAATGA